CCTGCAGTTGGACTGTCTCCAGACCATATAAGCAAAACATTAGACAACTGGTCAGACAAACTGGAAACCAAATCTAGGAATACAAAAGACTCGAAGACTACTTCACATTACCTCTTCTTTCCCCCACTTAATCCAAACAAATTAATACATGTGTGGCGCACAAACAGAATCCCTCTCTTCATACAGGATGATTTCATACACACCCACCAGTGTCTTACGCTTAGTAAGTGAGATGAAGTGTAAAAGACTCACCAGACTGCTGTGGCCAGGACAACACTGGAGTTATTACTGAAATAATGAAGAGGTGATTCTCCAAGTAACAGATCAGCAAGTATGTAACTTCCAAAGCAGTGGAGCATAGCACAAAGCCAAGAGGCGAAAGGGCTTCTACGAGACATCTCCACAGCTCCTGTGAAACAAATTCCAAATGAGAAGACACATTCAACAAATACGCAGAAGCTCCAATACCAATATCCAAGAaactttctttgcattttatcCAACAATAAAATGTCAGAGAAAAGTggttgaaaaacaaaatacaaacatgTATTCTGTGAAACCTGAGCACATACTGATGTTGTCAAGAAACGACACCTGATCATACCTTACAGGCCCCCCATGAGATTTCATATGAACAGAGTCATTAAAAGTTTATGACTTGGCTAAGAGCTTATCTCCTATGGTTTCTGCTACTTCCTGAAGAtagaaagaacaattttttcccttgaaatcaAAGTCTTTTTacaatctaaaaataaaatgcatactaGTACCATTCTCTCCATTGCTTCAACCTAGGTGCCCTCTAGAATTCATGAACAATCTGTTCAGCTCTTTCATTCATAAGATAACCTGTAAAAATAGAACAGTAATTCTTAATCTTTCATTTAAGAGAAGGGGATCTGAGGATTCTTTCCTGCCCCTGTTCTAATTTGCAAATGCCCTATAACTTTAGAAAATAGAACTACATATTAAAGCAGTGTTACAGTTTGGTAATATATTACGGTCTCCCACACCCTTCTACTGCattgtttgtttggggttttttgatCCCTTTTGCCATTTTCATCTATTGCTGCACTTCTTCAGGGAAGTCTCTCAAGCATATCAATTTCGTAAGATTCTTTCATCACCTTAAGCTGATTCCAGAGTCCTTCGTGCAGGATTTCAGTCACCATACTCATTCAGTAAGCCAGTAACAGGCAGCCAAAAGACAGAATGCTGAAATGTTAACAGTGGCTTAGCTTACTTTAAATAACAGTAAGTGAATCAGCATATGCTAAAACTATGAGTATTTGTACTCTGCCATCATGGAAAGAAAACTCCATCCTCAAAGACATTCAAACCAGCTGAAAACATAGTGGAAGTGACACAGGTAGAATCAGCTTCATATAATGGCTGTTGTACAGGAACCTGAAATTTAGTTTGATGCTAATATTTagtaaaacttttcttttgtttcataaaGACATGCCACCTCCAAGGAGGAGGCACGTTACCACCCGACCCTCATCTTAAATATAGGTTCTCTGGGATGAAGCAGTCTAATAACTGAGTGAAAAGTACAACCAGCCTTATGCAATCCAAGTAGATTATTGGCCTTACATACTTTTAAAGGTGTTTTTGTAAGACCTGCCTGTTAACTGTTCAGTTTAGCACTGTGTGTTGGGAGACAGCTGCAGACGGCCAAACCTTGGAAACCCAACCGTTCCGTTTACACGGAGTCTAAATAGAACAGTACAACAGCACGTAGCTTGTGCAGCACAGCAACCTGAAAGCTGCAGAACGGGAGGATCTCAAAGTCATGCCAAAGGGGAATTTTGGCCCTCATTCACCAGGTAGTTACACCGAAACTGTTCAAAACAGAGCACGAAGAATGAACGCGGTGCCAGAAACGCAACAGAGACGAGGCCGAGGCACAGCCAGACCGCAACACGGAAGGAAACGAAGGCTAAGATGCAGGCGAGCAGACCTTCACTAGAGAGGCCCTCAAGACAGCACGGTCCGCTAGGGTGTCTGAGAGCGCACCGGGAGGTGGGAAAAGCCGAGGTTTTGCACCAGCCGGCACCCAGCCCTCGCTTCTCTCTGCTTCATCCCCCGGCGCGTGCCAGCACCGCGGGCTCCGGCCGAGCGAGGGGCACGGACGGGCAGGGGGGATTATCTGTTCTCGCACCAAGTGTCTCAGTTAAGGCCTGAGGAAACATCACCGCCACGCGCCGACCGTTactgctgctgttactgctgctgcGGCCCCCGGCCTGGCCGACGGCGCTGTTCCTGCGCGGCCCCCGGCTCGCCGCCGTCTATGGGCacgggccggcgcggcggcggccccggcccgcacTGACCTGGCTCGTACTTGAGGTAGAGGACGGAGACGATGAAGTAGGCGAGGTCGAAGAGCGGGAAGACGGGGAGGGCGGCGAAGGCGGCCGCCAGCTCCCCGAGCTGCAGGGCGCCCGCCAGCTCCATGACGCCCGTtcagcggcggcagcgccggccgctCTGCGCCGCTCGGCACCGCCCCCGCCCCACGCGGGGAGGCGCCTCCGCCCCACGCGGGGAGGCCCCTTCCGtccgcggcggccccgcagcccgcgccccgcgccgcgcccccccccccgcggccgcgccgcagcgGCGACCCCtggcggcggcgagcggcgaAGGCGCAGGCGCCGAGCCGCGCAGCACCCGCCTCTTCCGCTTCCGGCGCCGCCGCGATGATCGGGGACCTGCTGCTCTGCGGGTAACCGGGGAAGGGGCTCGGGGGGGGAGGTGGCGGCTCCGCGCCAACCGGCCTCACGCGCTCTCTGTCTCTCCGCAGGACGCTGCTCATGAACGCCGGCGCCGTGCTGAACTTCAGGCTGTgagtggagggggggggaaacggCCGCCCCCGTGTTACCATGGCAACCGCTGCCCAGCGGGAGGTTCCCTCACCCTGGTTGCTATGGAAGCGCCGTTCGAGAGGGGAATCCCCCACGCTGGTTGCTATAGAAacccttggggggggggctcccgCGCGCTGGTTGCTATAGCAACTCCCGCTCTCGGAGTGGAAGGGTGGgcgctcccctcccccgccctGATGCCGCCTCAGGGGAGCAGCCATGTTCCTGCTCGCCGCTAGCACGTCCCTCCGcgtccctccctccctccctcccggccgcggccccggcgctcgcTGCCCCGCGCGGTAACCCTTGTGTCGCCGTCCcgcaggaggaagaaagacacGGAGGGCTTCGGCGAAGAGTCCAGGGAGCCGACGACTGGTAACCGACCTGGGAGCGCTGGAGCTGTGtcgcagcgccggccccgcgtGACCGCGAGTGCCGCGTTGTTACTCACAAAGTGCTTCTCGCCTCAAAATTATATAGATGCATACAGGAAAGGGCgttttctgcagaaaactctTGGTTAAAGCATTTTCAAGGCACCAAAGTACAAGTTTGCCGTGTTTTGTTCAAATGTGAATTGCCCTCTGGCTGGAACGACAATGTACTAAATTGCAACATAAAATTTGACTCGATGGTGATATTTACATTTAGGCACCACAGTGGAAACTGTTAATCCCAAATCTATGtctcaaaagaaatataatgtatatatcTTTCTGCATTCTTGAACTTAGgtgcctgtgctgcagaggtAATGCTATGCTTGCACTGTGATTTCCATATTAGTATTTATGCACCCACACTGCTCCTTTGCATCTCTTTCTGCCATAATGATTAAAGTGACAAGGAAGCTGCAGGCTACCACAGAGGGCTGTCCTCTTTCTAATACCACAGTGACCTCTCTATCACTTATTCTCCTAGAAGTTACTATGGTAAGGAAGTATTGAATGTAGTATGGATCATTGCTacataaaatttcagttttctttcttttttttttttttgttctctgacctttttgtttttttcccttctgtattcagctgcttttgtttttcaggcagTGTTGAAAATGTGAATTATCGACATATGGGGCATTTTTCACACCAAAAGTTTCTTCTCCTGAGTTGCAGGTGACAATATCAGAGAGTTCTTGCTGAGTCTCAGATATTTTCGAATCTTCATTGCCTTGTGGAACGTCTTCATGATGTTCTGCATGATTGTGTaagtagagctgtgcagcaTCTTGTCATTTGTTTATCCAAAGTTAACTACCCCCCCCCAGGATATATTGCaactatctttcttttctgatttctttctttctttctctctttccacttGTTTCTTAgctacttttcattttatatgtatCTATTTTGATCCTCAAAGTCTTGTTGGCTGACCTCACATTTTTTTGCTAATGCATTCAACCTGTAATACACAAAACTCTCTCTGCGGGTCTATAAGTCATTTGGTCTTAGTTATAGAGTTCCTTGTGTGTTGCTTAGATACATCATCATTTGGTTCAGCATTTCAGTGTAACTTTTGCCATGTTTTTAATTGTAGAGGGAGGAAAAGCCTCCCAAGCAGTAGGTTGGAATCAGCTTTGCAAATAGTTTCCGGAAACCATAGATTTAAGTCCTGGTAGACACCCTAGGTAAGGTAGCAAATATCCTCTCTTTTGCACCTACCTAGCTATATGTTCTGATACATGGGAGAGCAGAACTGCTGTCTAGATGTGTGCTAGTGTTTCACCCGGTTGGAATGCCATGACTACTAATGATTGTACTCAGttctcatctgcttttttctgttgcGTCCATTAGGTTATTTGGATCTTGAAAATCATCCACAAACGTGTCTGTTAACTTGGAGGAGACTTGGCTGGAAACATAACTTTTCTATAAAGTAAAAGATcataaagttttgaaaatactgccCTGGGACTGTGGCTTGTTCTTTGGTACAAGCTCTTAGCATGTTAAAGGGAAAGGACACGTTCATCCTCTTCAGCCAGTTGTATAATTACATTGCTTATGCTGGTTTGCGTGCTGCCTGGGGAAGCAGGCTTTAGGCTCCTGAaccaaaatcttcaaaataaaatcatttcaacattactgaaatgaagagaactttaaaatgttttgctggGTTTAGAGTGTGATGCTTAGTATTCCATGTAGAATTGCAGCATGACAAAAGACCGCAAACTAAAAACTGTGTATTGTTAGTCATTTCCAGCTCTTGATTTGTCTGTTAATGTCAAAATTATCTAGGCTACTTGAAATCTCACttctttattctcatttttaaaacaatctaaTACTTTGCTTAAGCTTTTAAGTTCGAAAAAGCttcaattttttcttcactattcCATTTAGTTTGTTGAAGAAATATACAAAGATGGTGGGAAAAAAGTGATTCTCTCTTCATTACTGTTTTTCCAAcaaaactttcagattttttaaaattaatttttcaaggatggtgttttttcctaaacaaaatgTAGGGAGGGAGAGTTGAatagaaaaattgcaaaaattgtTCTATATGCCCACCCTGTGGAATAGTTTTGGAATCATTTTGAATTTGGTTGAATATAGAGTCTACTCATgggtaaaaatgtatttgatgtACATGTTCATTCTGTTGCATCAGAAATCAATTCAGtattaatgtttctgaaaaattttaacTACTCTGTCTTGTAATTGTGACTGGCTTTTTGTgtgtattaatttatttatttatgttgttAGCTTCTTTGGCCTGTAGCTTTTCCTCAGCGTCACCAAAATAATTTGAGAGATTTTAGTGGTCATCTTTTAACGCAAAGTGCAGACCTATTAGTGGAACTTTCTCAGCCTCAATTTCTTCAGCTGTATAACtgtagagaagaaagagaggcctCAAGGTTTTAACTTGAGGCTTGAGTTTTAACAAGTACCTTGAATTTTATCTGGCTGCACCCAAGTAGTTTTACACAAGTGTCATGTACTCACAGTAGTTCACTCCAGTTATGCTTTTTTGTGTTACCTGAAATGTTCAAAGTCCTTATGTGCTCTTTTGGGGAAGAATAGTCTAGGGGAAGATGCCTTGCAGTAATGAACATAGAGGAATATATGGATAAAAAGATCCTTCAGGAGGTTTGTACTGCTCAGAAACGTTTACAATCTTCAGCTAAATTATAGATGTCTTCTGTGTAACTTTGGATTCTATATTTTAACTCTTTGCTAATGTATTTTAACAAGCAAAAAAGAGTAATATGCTGTCCTTGTAGTATCTGTGAGATTGCATCCAAATGAATCTACTGCTTTATATAATCCTTGGAAAGCATTTTCTCCCTAACATTCATTAACCTGAGTCTTCCTCAGTGAAATTTAAACAGTAAGGAGTGTAAGTTTCTATCAGATTTATGCTGGAGCCACTAGAGGGCCCTTATAATCAGCAGAGAAGCGCTAGAGTCTCATTTTCAGACTTTCTAGGTTTTAATTCTTACTCAGAAGAATGGTTGATCCTGTGCAAAACTTACATTCTGCTTTCTGAGTGACACTTTGGTGATCACAGGAAGTGGAAGATGATTAAATTCTATTGGTAAAGGAACATGGACAATTTTATAGCTCCAAATAGATAATGCAGATTGAGTGCTGTCACCTCCAGATTTCAGTTGTTTCAAAGAATAGAAGTTCAAAGGTAGTCATTCTCCTCCTATCTAACTGCTTTAGAAATGACTAGAGTAGTTAAATTTGAACTGCTCTTAAATGCTATGGAAGGGCTGACTGCTTACCAAGCATGACTTGACGTCTCTCAGTATAGGATTCTGTACATTTGCTTTTGTACTGAGTCCAGTTTTGTATAAGCTTCAGAAAACCTGACTTTTAAACTTGCACTTTGTTCAGAATTAAGGAGAGAAGTGACAAGTTAAATTCATCTTTGAAAAGAGCTGTATTTGTTCGGATTTTATAGCCTTAGTTCTTTCCAGGTAATGATTGGCAGTTTATGCATAGTTTGTATGTAATAGAGGAGTTGCCTTGCacattgttttgaaaatcaTGAAAAACTCAAGTTTCTCTACTAAGCAAAAACTTTTTGTAATCTTTTGCGAGTTTGGAACTGGAAACCCTTTCTTTCAGAATATACTTTTCACAATGAAAAAGAGCATATCACCCTCCTGCAAAAACAAAGTAAGGCCTTAGAATCAAAACAGTCTGCACGTGTAGTTGCATGGCATCTTTAATAGCTGAGTAATAGCCATATGTACAGGTGCTAAGAGAGAGCATGGGTCAGGAAGcagtaaatgcattttcttttaaatggtaCATTCCAGAACAGGAAGTATTCTCTGTTCATTTCCATCCTCCACTTGGACTCGAGATGCATACGGATCTATACTGTACCGGCCGGTAGCTGCTGAGAGTGTATTTTCTCCGAGAGCCAACACTGATTCTTGGGTTACCTTTCTTAAGGTGAATTCTCCTGGATGTCCTAAGTACGCTAGATATTTGCACGTTTCTCCTGTACCTGTCTGAAAGGCGTAGTCACGTCTGACAGCTAAGAACTGCCTCTTGTAGACGATGACTTCTAGACGT
This sequence is a window from Rhea pennata isolate bPtePen1 chromosome 27, bPtePen1.pri, whole genome shotgun sequence. Protein-coding genes within it:
- the SMIM7 gene encoding small integral membrane protein 7 isoform X1, with product MIGDLLLCGTLLMNAGAVLNFRLRKKDTEGFGEESREPTTVAGDNIREFLLSLRYFRIFIALWNVFMMFCMIVLFGS
- the SMIM7 gene encoding small integral membrane protein 7 isoform X2, encoding MIGDLLLCGTLLMNAGAVLNFRLRKKDTEGFGEESREPTTGDNIREFLLSLRYFRIFIALWNVFMMFCMIVLFGS